GCTGCGACCGCTCCCCCACCGCATCGGCCCGTTGCGGATCACCTCGCTGTACCTGGCGGCGGAGGACGAGGCCGAGATCGGCGGGGACCTCTACACGGCGACAGGCACCGACGACGGCGTACGGATGATCATCGGCGATGTACGGGGACACGGGCTGTCCGCGGTCGGCGAGTCGGCGCAGCTGCTCGGTGCGTTCCGCGTGGTCGCCGACCAGCACGCCACGCTGCCCGCGCTCGCGGGCGCCCTGGACCGGAGCGTGTCCCGTTACCTCACCGATTTCATCGAGGCTGAGGACGGGATCGCCGAGCACTTCATCACCGCCCTGCTCCTGGAAATCCCCAATGACGCGCGCATGACCCGCATGACCTGCTGCGGACATCCCCCGCCGTTACTGCTGCACGAGCGCCACGTCCGTACTCTCACCACCGCCCACCCGGCCCCGCCCCTGGGCGTGGCCGCGCTGCCGGCCGCGCAGTTTCCCGTCGAAGAGTTCGCCTTCGACGCCGGTGACACCCTGATCCTTTACACCGACGGGGTCACCGAAGCCCGCGATGAGAACGGGGTCTTCTACCCGTTGGCGCAGCGAGTCGAGCAGTGGGCCAAGAACCGCCCGGAAGCACTCCTGGATCACCTCCGCCGGGACCTCCTCGCCCACTGCCGAGGACATCTCGGCGATGATGCCGCCGTCATCGCCATCCAGCGCACACCGGCCCCTCGGGTGGACCGGCACTGACGGGTCCGCCTGCGAAAGGGCCCCTAGCGTCGGCCGGTCCTCGGCGGTTCGCCGGGCCGCTGTTCGATGAGAGCGTCCAGCGCCGGCAGCGCGTCGTGCAGCGAGCGCTGCTGGTCGGGGGTGAGCTGGTCGATCCGCTCGGCGAGGCGGGTGGCTGCCTGGCGGCGCGTGGCCTGCAGGAGCGCCTGACCTGTGTCGTTGAGGGCGATCAAGGTGGCCCGCTGGTCCTTCGGGTCCGTCTCACGCTCGATCCATCCGAAGCCGTCGAGGAGGTCCACCATGCGGGAGACGGTGGACAGGGCGATGCCCATGCGCGTGGCGAGGTCGCTGATGCGCAGCGGCCCGTGAGCGGCGAGCGCCGCGAGTGCGGCCAGCCGACTGGGGGTGAGCTGGCTCTGCATGCCCTGGGCGCGGAGTTCGGGGAGGAGCTGCTGGATCGCGGCACGAAGCCCCTCGGCGAGCTCCGCCGACTGCTCGTGGTCGAAGGGGGAGGTGGGGGAGGTCATCACGGCCCCTCGGATCGGGGCGTCGGCGGGGGCGCCTCAGGGAGCGTAGTCGTCTGGGGAGGAAGGGCGGGCGCCGGGAGCGTAACGGGCTTGGGCAGGGTCCGGTCGTCGTAGATATAACGGCCACCACGCAACAGGGAAGCGATGGCGGCGACGACGCACGCGGCGATCGCGAAGCCGAAGGCCACGGACAGGCCGTCGGCGAACGGCTGGGAGATGAGCTCCGGGAAGAAGCCGCGTCCGGTGAGGTAGTGGGCGTGGCCCGGGGGCAGTTGAGCGAGTACGTGCGGGCCGAGCAGGGTCTGGATCGGGTTGTAGCCGAGGAGCGAGGCGAACAGCACGCCGACCGGCGGGAGGGCGGCGACCTTGGCGGCGTCGGCGGCGGGTACCCCCTGGGCGGTCAGGCCGTGGTTGAGGGCGGCGGGCAGGGCGCTGGACAGGCCCGCGATCATCAGGGAGAAGAAGATGCCGATGGAGAGCACCGTGGCCGAGTTCTGGAACGTGGTACTGATCCCGGCGCCCACCCCCCGCTGGTCGGGCGGCAGGCTGTTCATGATGGCCGCCCGGTTGGGTGCCGCGAACAGGCCCATGCCGAGCCCGTTCAGCAGCAGGACGAGGGCGAACATCGGATAGCTGAAGTCGACGGGCAGCGCCTGGAGCGCCAGGAAGGTGGCGGCGGCCAGCAGCATTCCCCCGGTGGCGAAGGCCCTGGCCCCGAACCGGTCGGAAGCCCAGCCGGAGAAGGGCCCCGCGACGAGGAACCCGACCGTCAGCGGAAGCATGTAGATGCCGGCCCACAGCGGGGTCTGCTCGAAGCCGTAGCCGTGGCGGGGCAGCCAGATGCCCTGCAGCCAGATGATCAGGATGAACATCAGGCCGCCGCGCCCGAGCGCCGCCAGCAGACTGGCCACGTTCCCCGCGGTGAACGCGCGGATCCTGAACAACGACAGGTGGAACATCGGCTCGGGGACCTTGGTCTCCACCACGCAGAAGACGACCAGCACCGCCACGCCACCGGCGATCGCGGCGATCACCCATGGGTTGGCCCAGCCCATGATGTCGTCGCCGTAGGGCTGGATGCCGTAGGTGATACCGGCCAGTACGGCGATCAGGCCCACGGCGAAGGTGAGGTTGCCCCACCAGTCGAGCCGGGCCCCTGCCCGTACGCCCGTGTCGTGCAGCTTCAGGTACGCCCACACGGTGCCGAAAAGGCCGAACGGCACGGACACCAGGAACACCAGATGCCAGTTGACGGGGCCGAGCAGGCCGCCGAGGACCAGGCCGATGAACGATCCGGTGATGCCCGCCACCTGGTTCAGCCCGAGTGCGAGGCCGCGCTGACGGGCGGGGAAGGCGTCGGTGAGGATGGCGTTGGAGTTCGCCATCAGCATCGCCCCGCCGACGCCTTGCAGGACCCGCATCCCGATCAGCCACAGGGCGCCCGCCGTGCCGTGCATCCAGGTCACCGACAACAGCACCGAGAACACGGTGAACACCGCGAACCCCATGTTGTACATCCGGACCCTGCCGTACATGTCACCGAGGCGGCCGAAGCTGACCACCAGCACGGCGGTGACCACCATGTAGCTCATGATCAACCACAGCAGAAGGCTCGTGTTGCCCGGCTGCAGCGGGTCCACGCCGATCCCCCGGAAGATGTCCGGCAACGCGATGAGCATGATCGACATATTGATCGTCGCGATCAGCACGCCCAGCGTGGTGTTGGAGAGCGCGATCCACTTGTAGCGCGGTCCTGGCTCACGGAAACGACCCCGACGTGCGGCGGCCGACTCAGCGGTTGTCCTTGCCACAGGGCATCACTCCCGCCCGGGAGTTAGTTGCTTGACATCAACCAATCTACTCCCGGCACCCGCATGCGGCCATGCCACCTGACCTGGGCAGACGCGCCGCCCGTCGAGACTGCGCCATCGGTGTGGCCTCCGCTCATTACCCCCGGGGTAATCGACCGACCCCTCCCCGCTCCCCGCTCCCCGCTCCCCTTGAAGGATCAAGCGCATCGCAAGGAATCCCGCCGGGATCCGGCCGCAGCCGCGAGGAGAGCGCCATGTCCGTCAAGTCCGCTGCTGCGACCGCGAGTTCAGCCGCCAACGCGACTTCCGTCGCCGAGGACACCCGCGTCCGCGGACCACGGCTGTCGAATGCGCCGACCGGTTCACGGAGACGCACCCCTAGAACGCCCGCTCACCTGACGGATCCGTGCGGAGATGGGCTGCGCCCGAGTGCACCGCCCATACGAAGACCGCGAGCGCCAGCACCCCGACCACGACGGAGTCGTACGGAGCCGGCAGATGTCCGGAGCCTCCGAACGTGCCGAGCCATGACAGCAGGGTCAGCGCCGCCAGATGGAAGACGATCCAGGCCCCCTGACGCAGTTCCTCGCGTACGGGGCGTCCCGCCGTCCGGCGCCGTTGCAGCAGGTACAGCGGGACTCCGGCCAGGACCAGAGGCAGGGCGAGCCGCAGGTGTTCCCAGCCGGACCAGTAGACGAACTCGGTGGACACGGCGAAGCTGACCGGCGCGATCCAGCGCACGCCCGGCACCTGACCGTCCGCGAGGGGCACACCGCGCTCGCGGTCGTGAGCCCGGAAGGACGCGACGGCGACCGCCGAGGCCGCGTAGATCAGGAGGTACATGTCCCCCATCACGCTCACGATGTCCTGCCAGCCGCCGAACGGCAGCATGAACAGGATGATGACGACGAGGTTGAGGACCAGGGCGCGGCGCGCGATGCCGGACCGGGGGTCGATCCGCATGAAGAACCGGGGCACCAGGCCGTTCTTCGCGAGGGCGTACGTGTGGCGGGCGTCGATGGCGACGCCCACGTAGGCCGAACCGCCCGGGGAGACGACCGCGTCGGCGTAGAGCAGGGTCGCCAGCCAGTGCAGGTTGAGCACCAGGGCGAGCTGGCCGAACGGGGAATCGAAGTTGACGCCCTGCCAGCCGTGCGCGAGGAGTGAGTCGGGCACCGTGTACAGGAACGCGAGCTGGAGTCCGAGGTAGACCAGCACCGCGAGGGCGATGCCGGTGAGCACGGCTGCGGGGACGTTGCGGCGCGGATTGCGGGCTTCGCCGGAGAAGTCCAGGGGGGCCTGGAAGCCGTTCACGGAGTACACGATGCCGCCGCCGGCGAGTGCGGTCAGGCACGCGGCGTAGCCGTACGGGGCGAAGCCGCCGTGGTCGGAGAGGCGGCCCGAGTGGGTGCCGGACAGGAAGAGCGCGACGATCGTGACCACGGGGACGACGACCTTGAACACCGACACGAGGTTGTTCAGGCGGGCGAACATCCTTACCGCGAACCAGTTCAGCGCGGTGAGCAGCACACTGAGCGCGGAGGCGACGCCCAGGCCCGACGCGGTGAGCTTGCCGCCTTCGTAGAGCCCGGGCACGTAGTGGGCGGCGTATTGCATGATCGCGCTGATCTCGGCGGCGGTGCCGCCCACGGAGAGCAGGACGGACCAGCCGACGACCGTGCCGACCAGTCGGCCGCTCGCGTACAGCGGCCACCGGACGGTGCCGCCGCCCTCCGGCCTGGTGGCGCCGAGTTCGACCATCACCAGGGCCACCAGTGCGCAGAGCGCGCCGGCCGCGATCCAGGACAGCAGTGCGGCGGGGCCGGCGGTCTGGGCGGCGTACAGGGCGGCGAACAGCCAGCCCGAGCCGAGGATGTTGGAGAAGCCGATCGCGGTCAGGCCCCAGAAACCGAGATCCTTGCGGAGCCGGTTCTCCTCGGCTCGGGCGTCCGCATCGCCCACAGTCCCCGCCGGCTGATACTGCGCCACGTGGCCAACCTCCCAGACGATCACAGACCCAGGGGGCTCAGCGTGCCATGCGGCGCCTCACCGTCGAAGGAGCTCTGCCGTGCTCAGCCGCCGCTCTTGCGTCGGAACGACTTCTGGCTCGAAGCCGGACCGTGCGCGCCACGGATCTTCGACGCGGTCTTCGCGGCGCCGCCGGCGGCGTCCGCCTGCATGCCGCGCTTACGGTCGAGCGCCTCGCGGAACTTACGCTTCAGGTCGTACTGGCCCTCCTCGTCGGGCGCCAGTCCTTGCGTCTCGGGCGCCGGCTTTTCCGTCTCGGCCTCGGTCGGCTCCGAACCTTCCTGCGATGCAGACTCTGCAGCCATGGTGACCTCCTGGGTTCGGGCAATGGGAAGGACAGCTTGTCATGCTCGTCAGTACTTGTGTGCCCGCGCCCGGTAGGGCCGGTCGTCGCCGGTGGACGGTCATGTCGGTGCGACGAGTGCGTCGATGACTGTGATGAAGGCGGACCGGTCGGGGTCGGAGCAGCTGAGCGAGGCGGCCGGCTCGGCCGGCGTCGCGGCCGCCGTGTCGACGAGCCAGGACGCCGTCCGCAGAAGCGCTGCCGATCCGGCCGGGTCGGCGCGGATCCCCGACGGGGTCAGGTCCAGACTGCGCATCGCGTCGAGCGCGGCGGTCAGCAGGCGTGCGGCGACCCCGTAGGCGTTGCCGGCCGTGGCGGTGCGGGCCAGTGCGGCGTACCGGGCCCGGGCGGCGTCGGCCGGTGCAGGGGTGAGCAGGGCGTCGAGGCGCTTCCACTCGGCCGCCATGTGTCCGGCGAGCCGGCCGGACAGGCGCTCGTGCTCCTCAGCGGTCGATTCGAAGCGCCTTTTCATCGCGGTCGGTTCGGCCGGTTCGATGCCGTCGGCCATGAAGAGGACGCCGGTGGTCGCCACGGTCGTACGGTCGCTGGGGTCCGGGCAGCCGGCCGCCGCAAAGGTCGGGGCTTCCGGCTCCGCCCGCGCCGGGCCGGTGGCGGCCTCCAGCCAGCGGTCGGCCAGCACCTTCACGGTGTTGGCATCCCTCCGCAGGCTGACAGCGTGTTCGAGCTTGAGCAGGGAGTGGTACCGCTCGTGCTCCCGGTGGGCGCGCGCGACCGCCAGCATGGCCTGCAGTTGTGCGTGTGCAGGTGGTTCGTCGTTCACAGCGCGGCCTCCATGCCGGGCGATCGCGTGGCGCGCAATCTGGATGATCTCGCATCAACTCATCCTGAACAACGGCCCGTTCGACATGCCGACGGGTACCGGCCGGGCGTCGGTACGACGAATTCCGGTCGTTTCCCGTTCCCTGAACGTCAAGCATCTGTCCC
The DNA window shown above is from Streptomyces sp. NBC_01445 and carries:
- a CDS encoding PP2C family protein-serine/threonine phosphatase, yielding MLPLALIVVITVVDILVPADVHLGPLLVVAPALTASFAGPRLTAFIGALAIGAQMFIGIHFGVLTTRNVMVQVFSLTVLSALIAFFCRVRERRKQELAKVRSVAEAAQKALLRPLPHRIGPLRITSLYLAAEDEAEIGGDLYTATGTDDGVRMIIGDVRGHGLSAVGESAQLLGAFRVVADQHATLPALAGALDRSVSRYLTDFIEAEDGIAEHFITALLLEIPNDARMTRMTCCGHPPPLLLHERHVRTLTTAHPAPPLGVAALPAAQFPVEEFAFDAGDTLILYTDGVTEARDENGVFYPLAQRVEQWAKNRPEALLDHLRRDLLAHCRGHLGDDAAVIAIQRTPAPRVDRH
- a CDS encoding MarR family winged helix-turn-helix transcriptional regulator; protein product: MTSPTSPFDHEQSAELAEGLRAAIQQLLPELRAQGMQSQLTPSRLAALAALAAHGPLRISDLATRMGIALSTVSRMVDLLDGFGWIERETDPKDQRATLIALNDTGQALLQATRRQAATRLAERIDQLTPDQQRSLHDALPALDALIEQRPGEPPRTGRR
- a CDS encoding MFS transporter; translated protein: MSIMLIALPDIFRGIGVDPLQPGNTSLLLWLIMSYMVVTAVLVVSFGRLGDMYGRVRMYNMGFAVFTVFSVLLSVTWMHGTAGALWLIGMRVLQGVGGAMLMANSNAILTDAFPARQRGLALGLNQVAGITGSFIGLVLGGLLGPVNWHLVFLVSVPFGLFGTVWAYLKLHDTGVRAGARLDWWGNLTFAVGLIAVLAGITYGIQPYGDDIMGWANPWVIAAIAGGVAVLVVFCVVETKVPEPMFHLSLFRIRAFTAGNVASLLAALGRGGLMFILIIWLQGIWLPRHGYGFEQTPLWAGIYMLPLTVGFLVAGPFSGWASDRFGARAFATGGMLLAAATFLALQALPVDFSYPMFALVLLLNGLGMGLFAAPNRAAIMNSLPPDQRGVGAGISTTFQNSATVLSIGIFFSLMIAGLSSALPAALNHGLTAQGVPAADAAKVAALPPVGVLFASLLGYNPIQTLLGPHVLAQLPPGHAHYLTGRGFFPELISQPFADGLSVAFGFAIAACVVAAIASLLRGGRYIYDDRTLPKPVTLPAPALPPQTTTLPEAPPPTPRSEGP
- a CDS encoding APC family permease, producing MAQYQPAGTVGDADARAEENRLRKDLGFWGLTAIGFSNILGSGWLFAALYAAQTAGPAALLSWIAAGALCALVALVMVELGATRPEGGGTVRWPLYASGRLVGTVVGWSVLLSVGGTAAEISAIMQYAAHYVPGLYEGGKLTASGLGVASALSVLLTALNWFAVRMFARLNNLVSVFKVVVPVVTIVALFLSGTHSGRLSDHGGFAPYGYAACLTALAGGGIVYSVNGFQAPLDFSGEARNPRRNVPAAVLTGIALAVLVYLGLQLAFLYTVPDSLLAHGWQGVNFDSPFGQLALVLNLHWLATLLYADAVVSPGGSAYVGVAIDARHTYALAKNGLVPRFFMRIDPRSGIARRALVLNLVVIILFMLPFGGWQDIVSVMGDMYLLIYAASAVAVASFRAHDRERGVPLADGQVPGVRWIAPVSFAVSTEFVYWSGWEHLRLALPLVLAGVPLYLLQRRRTAGRPVREELRQGAWIVFHLAALTLLSWLGTFGGSGHLPAPYDSVVVGVLALAVFVWAVHSGAAHLRTDPSGERAF
- a CDS encoding DUF5302 domain-containing protein, which translates into the protein MAAESASQEGSEPTEAETEKPAPETQGLAPDEEGQYDLKRKFREALDRKRGMQADAAGGAAKTASKIRGAHGPASSQKSFRRKSGG